In Trichoderma asperellum chromosome 1, complete sequence, a single window of DNA contains:
- a CDS encoding uncharacterized protein (EggNog:ENOG41~TransMembrane:4 (n13-24c29/30o53-76i97-119o125-148i169-192o)), producing MPPRINLPPVTRALLGTLLFQSVLSAAIRYRQWAEDTDIVIPYLTLIPQLSIAYPWTFLTASLVEGNIFTFGLGAVTLYHGGRYLERAWSSADLAKFLVLVTLIPNVLTFFTMIFFFTLTRNTDWTLTIIGGTIPIQIAFLVAFSQLIPAHTVTLFRGIVSLRVPRIPLIYIGIVTLLSFTPLLSRAALWLANYSFLTSWTYLRFFKVVFPDLDSAQPASLRGDASETFAFAEFFPGPVKPAVAAFSDQIYNILVAIRLCKPSAQRGITAGRDSFQHRGAPGSARAEAERRRAIALKALDQRLNAATAAARQSSQAPPPAPAQPSGPPVQVQPQSSAQTAMKSEPGPMLGETKFEPEEDDS from the exons ATGCCCCCGCGAATAAACCTCCCGCCAGTAACACGGGCTCTGCTCGGCACTCTGCTCTTCCAGTCTGTCCTGAGCGCCGCGATTAGATATCGCCAGTGGGCCGAGGATACGGACATTGTGATACCGTACTTGACGCTCATCCCGCAGCTGTCGATTGCCTACCCCTGGACATTCCTGACGGCTTCGTTGGTTGAGGGCAACATCTTTACATTTGGCTTAGGTGCCGTGACTTTATACCATGGCGGCAGGTACTTGGAGAGAGCTTGGTCGTCGGCAGACCTGGCCAAGTTCCTTGTGCTCGTAACCCTGATCCCAAACGTCCTCACTTTTTTCACCatgatctttttctttacctTGACCAGGAACACTGACTGGAC TCTCACAATTATCGGCGGTACCATTCCTATCCAGATCGCTTTCCTGGTCGCCTTCAGCCAGCTCATCCCAGCGCATACGGTAACACTATTCCGAGGCATCGTTTCGCTCCGAGTCCCCAGAATTCCCCTCATCTATATCGGTATCGTCACCTTGCTCTCGTTTACTCCGCTGCTATCGCGCGCGGCTCTTTGGCTGGCCAACTACAGCTTCCTTACCAGCTGGACCTATCTACGATTCTTCAAGGTGGTCTTTCCCGATCTTGACTCAGCTCAACCGGCATCGCTGCGAGGAGATGCTAGCGAAACTTTCGCCTTTGCCGAATTCTTCCCAGGCCCTGTTAAGCCCGCCGTGGCTGCCTTTTCAGATCAAATCTACAACATCCTTGTCGCGATCCGACTCTGTAAGCCATCGGCACAGCGAGGCATTACTGCCGGGCGCGATAGCTTCCAACACAGAGGGGCGCCAGGAAGTGCCCGTGCCGAAgctgagagaagaagggctaTCGCACTGAAGGCGCTGGACCAGAGACTGAATGCCGCAACTGCTGCCGCCCGACAATCCTCGCAGGCCCCACCACCGGCTCCTGCTCAGCCGAGCGGCCCGCCTGTTCAGGTTCAGCCTCAGTCAAGTGCTCAGACAGCCATGAAGTCTGAACCAGGACCAATGCTTGGCGAGACCAAGTTTGAGCCGGAGGAAGACGATTCATAG
- a CDS encoding uncharacterized protein (SECRETED:SignalP(1-17)) — protein MMLCYLAAVVWSGLVRSPSPLSSPLVTSSSHPEKKEGPGWRGVCDLFSSAYVALVTGDKRGGRRHHRWLALELVAPPSVLLVPLHAAAKCICTGVLVTVAMCVPGTGVQRDGCHQWLIIARRPQTSG, from the coding sequence ATGATGCTCTGCTACTTGGCTGCTGTGGTCTGGTCTGGTCTGGTCCGATCGccctcccctctctcctctcctctcgtcacaagcagcagccatccggaaaagaaagaaggccCTGGATGGCGAGGTGTGTGTGATTTATTCTCGTCAGCCTACGTGGCACTGGTCACAGGCGACAAAAGGGGCGGGCGGCGGCATCATAGGTGGTTGGCCTTGGAGCTGGTGGCGCCGCCAAGTGTGTTGCTTGTTCCCCTTCACGCCGCCGCGAAATGTATCTGCACAGGGGTGTTGGTGACGGTTGCGATGTGCGTGCCGGGGACAGGGGTGCAGCGAGATGGCTGCCATCAATGGCTTATTATAGCCCGGAGACCACAGACGAGTGGATGA
- a CDS encoding uncharacterized protein (EggNog:ENOG41) gives MVIKEFLDSDRVNFLIWRYLLEGNYRETAAKFQKEWHVKEPQRDFDFARHVKGRALVSVVNSGLIYYALEREHARHQQMPEDATAQAEVLRNGIFGPLEVQPPAKTEEEEDDEDVDAPGEDEVELSRKRNQNSLPNGSASKRPRLSNGCESKSDAATVSTPMAMEVDQQENHQQHDDDQSLQDNHAYPSPLEGEQVPLPIVRTEGPEQGTQVDKVEQLFPKTTFIRLMDTNCATETAPSPSPAGTENAPILLQCEWNPRDPSILAAAGTDALARVWTISRATATEHGEHHVSPHAHALLDPDAPKTTTVTALAWTSDGTAIAVASDCGGSRAAIHVWSAGGELLQSMDVAEPPIVKLLWNPSNSALLAISPENKVGTSITVHSATSNKSFRYGLSGHSLDTGLDAAWTGDSEFLICGGGVFECLSVGETSIQRARKFETKEDDHFAQVLFDPLSQLVATSSDKGVLDLWDESGARRSISAHQGSITTMAWQPLSPNQTSADEERLIATGGEDGAILIWNARKPESKAKCFFTMELPVVRLAFTPDGAFIAGATSRSVLIWKVDSHSVPRAVWRPSRDEFENLKSNQDSEEEDEHCLCWDISGQKLAYGANSRLAIISFSG, from the exons ATGGTCATCAAGGAATTTCTCGACTCAGACCGAGTCAACTTTCTCATCTGGAG GTATTTGCTTGAAGGCA ATTACAGAGAAACCGCTGCCAAATTTCAGAAAGAATGGCACGTCAAAGAGCCGCAGCGAGACTTTGACTTTGCGCGCCATGTCAAGGGCCGTGCTCTAGTCTCTGTTGTCAACAGCGGCCTCATCTACTATGCGCTCGAAAGAGAGCACGCACGCCATCAG CAGATGCCTGAGGATGCCACCGCACAAGCCGAGGTGCTGCGCAACGGCATCTTTGGACCGCTAGAAGTGCAGCCGCCAGCAAagacagaggaagaggaggacgacgaagacgtgGATGCACCAGGAGAAGATGAGGTAGAGCTTTCGCGAAAACGGAATCAGAACTCTCTGCCCAATGGGTCGGCCTCCAAGCGCCCACGGCTCAGCAACGGCTGCGAAAGCAAATCCGATGCAGCCACCGTCAGCACCcccatggccatggaagtGGACCAGCAGGAGAATCACCAACAGCACGATGACGACCAGAGCCTGCAAGATAATCACGCCTACCCTTCTCCGCTAGAAGGAGAACAGGTACCCCTTCCAATTGTCCGGACAGAGGGCCCCGAGCAAGGCACGCAGGTCGACAAAGTCGAGCAACTATTCCCTAAAACCACGTTCATCCGCCTCATGGACACCAACTGCGCCACCGAAACAGCGCCATCTCCCTCCCCAGCTGGCACTGAAAATGCTCCCATTCTGCTGCAGTGCGAGTGGAACCCTAGAGACCCATCAATATTGGCGGCTGCTGGAACCGATGCGCTAGCCCGCGTTTGGACCATTTCGCGTGCCACGGCAACTGAGCATGGCGAGCATCACGTGTCGCCCCACGCCCATGCCTTGTTGGATCCCGACGCTCCCAAGACAACGACAGTTACGGCGCTGGCCTGGACATCAGATGGCACGGCAATTGCCGTGGCTAGCGACTGCGGAGGGTCCCGCGCTGCCATCCATGTGTGGTCCGCCGGCGGCGAGCTGCTACAGTCCATGGACGTGGCAGAGCCGCCCATCGTCAAGCTCCTGTGGAATCCCAGCAACTCGGCGCTCCTTGCTATTTCCCCAGAGAACAAAGTCGGTACATCAATAACAGTGCACTCGGCAACCTCGAACAAGTCCTTCAGATACGGTCTATCGGGCCACAGCCTCGATACGGGACTGGATGCGGCATGGACCGGCGACTCTGAGTTTTTGATTTGCGGCGGGGGCGTCTTTGAGTGTCTAAGTGTGGGAGAGACATCAATACAAAGGGCCCGGAAATTTGAGACGAAAGAGGATGATCATTTTGCTCAGGTTTTATTCGACCCGCTATCTCAGCTGGTGGCCACTTCCAGCGATAAGGGTGTTTTGGAT CTATGGGACGAGTCCGGCGCCCGCCGATCTATATCAGCACACCAGGGGTCGATCACAACAATGGCCTGGCAGCCCCTGTCGCCAAATCAGACCAGTGCAGACGAAGAACGATTAATCGCTACCggaggagaagacggtgCCATTTTGATTTGGAACGCCAGAAAACCTGAGAGCAAAGCAAAATGCTTTTTCACAATGGAGTTGCCTGTTGTGCGACTCGCGTTCACACCTGACGGAGCTTTCATCGCAGGAGCCACATCAAGAAGTGTCTTGATATGGAAAGTCGACAGCCATTCCGTACCTCGGGCCGTCTGGAGGCCATCCAGAGATGAATTTGAGAACCTTAAGAGCAACCAAGAttccgaagaagaggatgaacaCTGTCTTTGTTGGGATATCAGCGGCCAGAAACTTGCTTATGGTGCAAATAGTCGA CTCGCTATCATTAGCTTTAGTGGATAG
- a CDS encoding uncharacterized protein (EggNog:ENOG41), which yields MAGLPPNYNFTNQYDPQLQASISQMQQHQQQQLQQQQQQQLQQPQFQHQHIQLQHIQQQQLQQQQTYQQQQRQLIQQLHQEARDRRERIRSRPFPTNVTQSVRDRQARGKDVYRGSEDEKTDDEGDEEEDEEEEEEQRQQHRRRQSMSRKGDRDNLDDVLLDDLDDGDDEDTDNEADILRSCRAEDFETRQRRAFAASVLDRPEQLMMYAQSTNDSIAGQRHRFMTILCGYDGDEDWSNVGHHRASTRAAQERKANMRKTMNIDRRTA from the exons ATGGCTGGCCTGCCGCCCAACTACAACTTCACCAATCAATACGACCCGCAGCTTCAGGCTTCAATAtcgcagatgcagcagcatcaacagcaacagttgcagcagcagcagcagcagcaacttcaGCAGCCGCAATTCCAACACCAGCATATTCAGCTGCAACatatccagcagcagcaacttcagcagcagcagacgtaccagcagcaacagcgccaGCTGATACAGCAGCTACATCAAGAGGCGAGAGATAGGCGCGAGAGGATTCGCAGCAGGCCCTTTCCAACCAACGTGACTCAATCTGTGCGTGACCGCCAGGCTCGCGGCAAGGACGTCTACAGGGGCAGCGAGGACGAGAAGACGGACGATGAAggggatgaggaggaggatgaggaagaagaagaagagcagcgacagcaacACCGGAGGAGACAATCCATGTCGAGAAAAGG CGATCGTGATAATCTCGACGACGTCCTTCTTGATGatcttgatgatggcgatgacgaagacACCGACAATGAAGCTGATATCCTGCGCAGTTGCAGAGCAGAGGATTTTGAGACTCGCCAGCGGAGGGCGTTTGCCGCATCAGTGTTGGATCGTCCGGAGCAGCTGATGATGTATGCCCAGAGCACAAACGAC AGCATTGCTGGTCAGCGACATCGCTTCATGACCATACTCTGTGGCTACGATGGGGATGAGGACTGGTCCAACGTTGGGCACCATCGGGCGTCGACCAGGGCGGCGCAGGAGAGGAAGGCGAATATGCGAAAGACTATGAACATTGACCGAAGAACAGCCTAA
- a CDS encoding uncharacterized protein (MEROPS:MER0182135~EggNog:ENOG41~TransMembrane:1 (n7-18c23/24o707-728i)~SECRETED:SignalP(1-23)): MVALRSLVAAFASTALLAQTVIAHSLKRSPLSYVSVIDDIKIHTPAGRVHSHSEFDLTFSLHDGEERIRLSLHPNHDVLHDDFEVTYLDSQGNVKSREKVQRSEHKVYRGDAYVERPGENGWSLAGWARITIHRDGKHPVFDGAFRADGDNHHIHTGTKYNNLKLENDPAFEDWKERDPDEIMVVWRDSDVQDFLGRGELKRDVSSPSQCISDSLNFNSQFDNAELKRSTGLRGIDARSLFGRQSIDGGSGGSGQDLIASIGSTAGCPTTKKVALVGIATDCTYWNGFNSSEDLRKNIIGVVNQASQVYESSFKISLGIRNLTVLDRGCPGAPQAATPWNVDCQSNTTISDRLNLFSAWRGRSLDNNAYWSLFSTCPTDAAVGLAWRSQVCRQGSGTSSDGQGHNETVAGTNVVVRTTTEWQVFAHESGHTFGAVHDCTSSTCPVDPSSQSCCPLSAKTCDADGKFIMNPSTGVGITQFSPCSIGNICSSLKAAAASSCLTDNKNIPTVTGSQCGNGIVEEGEECDCGGEQGCQNNTCCDAKTCKFTSNSVCDPSNEDCCTSKCQFASSSTVCRPSTGECDIQETCPGNAAKCPDDQHKADGESCGSGNGLACASGQCTSRDRQCQVAVGTSADNSSTTACPDTQNSCTVSCTSGELAFGQRQCLLYGQNFIDGTPCGAGGHCSNGTCTGSSTSKEIQQWITGHKEIVIPIAVVVGILVIVIIVSIILSCWRRVRRRRGIVPKTSSPPVGGGWPQWGGNQNRAPGPQDYNMTETQYNPPPPAYQQQPPPGYGQPPIQEPQWRPRMARYA; this comes from the exons ATGGTTGCGCTGCGGTCTCTTGTGGCCGCTTTTGCTAGCACAGCCTTGTTAGCCCAGACCGTGATCG CGCATTCGTTGAAGAGGAGTCCACTTAGTTACGTCTCCGTCATTGACGATATCAAGATTCACACGCCTGCCGGCCGAGTGCACTCACATTCCGAGTTCGATCTTACCTTCTCCCTCcacgatggagaagagcgaaTCCGGCTGTCTCTTCACCCCAACCACGACGTCCTCCACGATGATTTTGAGGTGACCTATCTCGACTCCCAGGGAAACGTCAAATCAAGAGAGAAAGTACAGCGTTCCGAGCACAAGGTGTATCGGGGTGACGCCTACGTTGAGCGCCCTGGTGAAAATGGCTGGTCCCTGGCTGGATGGGCAAGGATAACGATACACCGCGACGGCAAGCACCCAGTCTTTGACGGCGCATTTCGAGCTGATGGTGATAATCATCACATCCATACCGGCACCAAGTACAACAATCTCAAACTTGAGAACGATCCTGCGTTTGAGGACTGGAAAGAACGAGACCCGGATGAAATCATGGTCGTATGGCGCGATTCCGACGTTCAAGACTTTCTCGGCCGTGGAGAGCTCAAGCGCGATGTCTCGAGCCCGTCACAATGCATCTCAGACTCTTTGAACTTTAACAGCCAGTTTGATAATGCAGAGCTAAAGCGATCCACTGGGCTCCGAGGAATAGACGCAAGAAGCTTATTTGGTCGCCAATCCATCGACGGAGGTTCGGGGGGAAGTGGTCAGGATTTGATTGCGAGCATTGGAAGCACAGCTGGCTGTCCAACCACCAAGAAGGTTGCGTTAGTTGGCATTGCTACTGATTGCACATACTGGAACGGCTTCAACTCCTCTGAGGATCTGAGGAAGAATATCATCGGGGTTGTAAACCAAGCTTCCCAGGTCTATGAGAGTTCTTTCAAAATCTCTCTGGGTATAAGAAACCTGACTGTTCTCGACCGTGGATGCCCAGGAGCTCCCCAGGCAGCTACACCTTGGAACGTCGACTGCCAGTCCAACACTACCATTAGCGATCGATTAAACCTCTTTTCTGCCTGGCGCGGTCGATCTCTCGATAATAATGCTTATTGGTCTCTGTTCAGCACCTGTCCTACGGATGCCGCCGTCGGGCTGGCCTGGAGAAGCCAAGTCTGTCGTCAGGGATCAGGCACCAGCTCCGATGGGCAAGGTCATAACGAGACTGTCGCCGGCACCAACGTCGTAGTGAGGACGACGACAGAGTGGCAGGTATTTGCCCACGAATCGGGACACACTTTCGGAGCTGTCCATGACTGCACGAGCTCTACTTGTCCTGTTGATCCCTCTTCACAATCTTGCTGCCCGCTCAGCGCCAAGACTTGCGATGCCGATGGCAAATTCATCATGAATCCTTCAACCGGCGTGGGTATCACCCAGTTTTCTCCGTGCAGCATTGGCAATATCTGCTCCAGTctcaaagctgcagctgcatcaagCTGCTTGACCGACAACAAGAATATCCCAACCGTCACTGGCAGCCAGTGTGGTAACGGCATCGTCGAGGAAGGCGAAGAATGCGACTGCGGCGGTGAGCAAGGTTGTCAAAATAATACGTGCTGCGACGCAAAGACTTGCAAGTTCACAAGCAACTCCGTGTGTGACCCATCCAACGAAGATTGTTGCACCAGCAAGTGCCAGTTTGCTTCCTCTTCAACAGTGTGCCGACCTAGCACCGGAGAGTGTGATATCCAGGAGACGTGCCCTGGTAACGCGGCCAAGTGCCCTGACGACCAGCACAAGGCAGATGGCGAATCATGCGGGAGCGGCAATGGCCTCGCATGTGCTTCAGGGCAGTGTACGTCTCGTGATAGGCAATGCCAGGTCGCCGTTGGCACCTCGGCCGACAACAGCTCAACAACTGCATGCCCTGATACTCAGAATAGCTGTACGGTTTCCTGCACTTCCGGAGAACTTGCCTTTGGACAACGCCAGTGTCTCTTGTATGGTCAGAACTTTATTGACGGGACTCCGTGCGGCGCCGGTGGACACTGTTCTAACGGAACATGCACCGGCAGCTCCACGTCGAAAGAGATCCAGCAATGGATCACCGGCCACAAGGAGATTGTCATTCCTATTGCGGTCGTGGTCGGCATCTtggtcatcgtcatcatagTAAGCATCATTCTCAGCTGCTGGCGCCGGGTGCGGCGACGTCGCGGAATAGTGCCCAAGACCTCCTCGCCCCCCGTTGGTGGCGGATGGCCTCAGTGGGGAGGTAATCAGAACCGAGCTCCTGGGCCACAGGATTACAATATGACCGAGACACAGTATaacccgccgccgccggcgtatcagcagcagccgccgcctggATATGGACAGCCACCCATTCAGGAGCCGCAGTGGAGGCCAAGAATGGCGCGGTATGCATAA